In Dermacentor silvarum isolate Dsil-2018 chromosome 2, BIME_Dsil_1.4, whole genome shotgun sequence, the following proteins share a genomic window:
- the LOC119441254 gene encoding uncharacterized protein LOC119441254: MDAPASPDPSAAPTETTTTRHVVPLALLVNKQHSTSDVGPVPEHIMQLCKSITNEQLISKLSKHRPLGRNLVLSINEVGSQMSLPGFPRNDTCALVSSVLPFFTVSQKANENLNSKNGHAEVLSFEKTNVKNACKMPLKGSSSDDKQHRLRSTAKQQDIISSEVHTLTAEEECCTGSVDTRFHPLHKRSGRPSSCSPQSLGNQGTEAGSQENSGVQDTVAAKVKAAVSGETEAVVPVHDLAKLDMLSLEEISPCHSPRHQSPVQKRMGKGSKDNERHSHVTEWLCNVPLPAALTAIPGQSQKQPSVNPHCPQGIADSDSDATDMEGPVLQQQPQQNGSQLPDQDKSSLSLLHSSPNKAQRSLPSLSQASSEGVHKKGLSVRFAAPIQKETAEQLTDKQVLPAATVSETFLLRHQEPSPLGVQEPRLSKSSSKGVQDLPQGAQKRIVRSVSPDVLVPLKKRKVPFTALQEEALVYGVMKYGRGSWKEISNDGWFDGRRPTDLSDKYRNLEKYGHLANVTKKVKDMLSAGINPLKELRTRYERQRQQHVVSPVGGESSNSERSTMGQPEKPHRASLLLKHPKEDRVVPSSGNDDNVSLKPFQKPTEVLEATTMPKTVCSSTSRPSTSQAHTSALGKLSSESEENASQESAPTKLKNKKRRVPFTPLEEEALVAGVLKYGKGNWARILREGGFLGRTSLQLSDKYRNLKLYRQLEALENTVNTKCARGEDPLEELQKLFAAHWKC, translated from the exons ATGGATGCTCCAGCCTCTCCTGATCCATCAGCTGCACCTACAGAGACCACCACAACTAGGCATGTAGTCCCGTTGGCACTATT GGTGAACAAACAGCACAGCACTTCCGATGTGGGCCCCGTTCCAGAGCACATCATGCAACTGTGCAAGAGTATCACCAACGAACAGTTGATCTCAAAGTTAAGCAAGCACAGGCCCCTTGGCAGGAATTTGGTTCTCTCCATTAATGAAGTTGGTTCCCAGATGAGTCTGCCAGGGTTTCCTAGAAATGACACATGTGCTCTTGTGAGTTCCGTGCTTCCATTCTTCACAGTCTCGCAGAAAGCCAATGAAAATTTGAATTCAAAAAATGGACATGCTGAAGTCTTGTCTTTTGAAAAGACGAATGTTAAAAATGCATGCAAAATGCCATTGAAGGGGAGCTCATCGGATGACAAGCAGCATCGATTGAGGTCAACCGCAAAGCAACAAGACATTATTTCATCGGAGGTGCACACACTGACTGCTGAAGAGGAATGTTGTACGGGTTCTGTGGACACTCGCTTTCACCCACTGCATAAAAGAAGTGGAAGGCCGAGTAGCTGTAGCCCTCAATCTTTAGGTAATCAAGGCACTGAGGCAGGCAGCCAGGAAAATTCAGGAGTTCAGGACACTGTGGCTGCAAAGGTAAAAGCTGCTGTGTCGGGTGAAACTGAGGCCGTTGTTCCTGTGCACGATCTTGCCAAACTGGACATGCTTTCCCTAGAGGAGATCTCTCCCTGCCACTCTCCTCGCCACCAGTCACCTGTCCAAAAGAGAATGGGCAAGGGGTCCAAAGATAACGAACGCCACTCCCATGTGACTGAATGGCTTTGCAATGTGCCCCTGCCTGCTGCTCTTACTGCTATCCCTGGGCAATCCCAGAAACAGCCTTCAGTCAATCCACATTGTCCACAAGGTATTGCTGACTCTGACAGCGATGCAACAGACATGGAAGGACCTGTGCTTCAACAGCAGCCCCAGCAAAATGGCTCTCAGCTGCCTGACCAAGACAAAAGTTCACTATCGCTGCTTCATTCAAGCCCAAACAAGGCTCAGCGATCACTACCCAGCTTGTCGCAGGCATCATCTGAGGGCGTGCATAAAAAGGGCTTAAGTGTCAGATTTGCAGCTCCTATACAAAAGGAAACGGCTGAACAGTTGACAGACAAACAAGTGCTACCAGCAGCTACTGTGTCCGAAACTTTTCTATTGCGACACCAAGAGCCATCACCCCTGGGTGTCCAAGAGCCGAGACTGTCCAAGAGTAGCAGTAAAGGGGTGCAAGATTTGCCGCAAGGTGCTCAGAAGCGCATTGTGAGATCGGTCAGCCCTGATGTGTTGGTGCCGCTGAAGAAACGCAAGGTACCATTCACTGCCCTGCAAGAAGAGGCGCTTGTGTATGGTGTTATGAAATACGGGCGAGGAAGCTGGAAAGAAATCAGCAATGATGGCTGGTTCGATGGGCGCCGACCCACTGACCTCAGTGACAAGTACAGGAACTTGGAAAAGTATGGCCATCTTGCGAATGTCACGAAAAAAGTGAAAGACATGCTGAGCGCAGGCATAAACCCCCTCAAGGAACTGCGCACCAGGTATGAGCGGCAGCGGCAACAGCATGTGGTGTCGCCAGTTGGAGGGGAGTCATCAAACAGTGAGCGAAGCACTATGGGCCAACCGGAGAAGCCACATAGAGCTTCACTATTGCTCAAGCATCCTAAAGAAGACAGAGTAGTTCCATCTTCAGGTAATGATGACAATGTTTCTTTGAAGCCTTTCCAGAAGCCAACAGAAGTTCTAGAGGCTACCACCATGCCAAAGACAgtttgcagcagcaccagcagacCTTCAACTTCGCAAGCACATACGTCAGCACTCGGAAAATTGAGTTCAGAGTCTGAGGAGAATGCATCACAAGAAAGCGCCCCAACCAAGCTCAAGAACAAGAAACGAAGAGTGCCCTTCACACCACTGGAAGAGGAGGCTCTCGTGGCCGGCGTTCTAAAGTACGGCAAGGGTAACTGGGCACGCATACTGAGAGAAGGTGGTTTTCTCGGGAGGACAAGCCTGCAGTTAAGCGACAAGTATCGGAACTTGAAGCTATATCGCCAGCTGGAGGCTCTCGAGAACACTGTAAACACTAAGTGTGCCAGAGGTGAGGACCCTTtagaggagctgcagaagctttTCGCTGCCCACTGGAAGTGCTGA